CGATGTTCTTATCATTTTCAAAGCTGCGCGCGCAATCCACTTCGGAAAAAATGGCGGTAAAGAACAGAGCTCATCGCAAGGGTGAATTTTGTACTATTTTTTTAAGTACTATTGAGAAATTTGTTGGATTTTTGTGCATTTTCAGAATATATAAGATATTATCGTGTTACTATATAGCAATTATATATGTATCTTTCAATAAACGTCGCAATTAAACATGTTTTTATAAAGGTATTTATTTGAAGAATTTATAGATGTTTGAATTGTAGTCACGTGATTGCCAGCTACTGCGCATACACGATCGCGCTTCTAACAAGTTTCCTCGCGCCCGTTCAGAAGTGAAGATCGTTTTTCGGTTTTTATTTGCTTTTCTGCAGAATAGACGCTTAATTTTTTGTTGTTCAATCCAGTCTTTATTTCTATAGCTTTGATGCTTTcgttttctgtatttttttctGATTGTGTGATGGAAGAAATTCTGAAGTAATGAAATATCGGTAAGTAGACGAAATCACCATAGTTTTGttgtatgaattttttaaaaacattaTGTATAATTTATAAGCATCGTAATTagttattattaaatatatttgaatataaTTAACAAACGGAGGTTGAACcgcaatttcattattcttgattttcatcttattttgatgtctaaaatcaccccttaaattttTTCCCACCTGTGGTCAAACACTTACTATAGTATTTTGCTAAACTTCACTGAAAGTAAATTACCAAAATAATGCATTTTACAGCAGGACTTATTTGATGTTCTCGCATCCAAAGATTACTTTACGACTTAATTGATAGCGTCGCGAGTAATAAGGTACGcctaatatattattattactattttataTGGTTACTATTTGTATCTAATATTAGTATGTATTTtgtgaaaaatttatttaacatttttGATCAATTTTTAACCTGCTTTCGTGATTCTACTCTGTTTCCTACCTGATGTTGGCTGAGGTGTTTATACATTCCTTTAAAACAAATTAAAGTTTTTATATTTCGGGTTTACATAACGCATTTGCGCGTTAAAATCTAAAATCtaagttattaaaaaaattgaacaaTATCTTTGTTTTGATAAATACTATTTATTTTAAGGTCAGGTTTATTGGCATTTTTTACATACATACATTATTTACATCATTACATACATTTTGTGCATTTCTTCTCAACAATGATTGCACTCCAATTTGGATTAGTTCTCGGTAACACTGTTTAAGGAACAAATAATATTTCTGAATTGTTGATAAAGAAAAGTGACTAGATTCTACTTTCCTTAATGCTTGTATTTATTTCCATAGACAACAGCTTCTTATTAAAAATTTCCATTTTTGCTTTAATCCTTAGGCAAAAACCAGCTTAAGTACATATTACAtaatctttcttttcttttttttatatattcttCTAATATCTTATATTGTTTTCATCACATTGAATTTGGAATAATTATATGGTGCTTAAAAAAatactttatattttataagAAAAATAAACATCTTTGCATCATTGACTAATTACATACATAGCTATACAAGTAAACATATCACCTTACTGACTTTCATGTCTCTAGGCAACTCCAATACTGATCTAGGAATTCATAGCAATTAGTTAAAGGACTAATTACAAAAATAATGTTGACAAATAAGGGGACTGTGGTATTTGTAAGTACACGGTATTTGTTGCATATAGTTCGAATTGcgcgaaataataaatatttttgttaatattttcataaGAAATGTGAGTATATTAGATTTGTTTCTATAATATTTATAGTACAAATTTCTAGAAATAAGCAGAAGCCGCTTCTCCAGAACAATTTTCTGTTAGGATAAATTATGACATACTTGTTGAAAGATTTAAAGTAGTCCACAATTTAAATATTCCcagaaataattaatttaaattcttACCACTTTTAATGTTAAAAATGATAGAGATATATGTTGAAAATGATAGAGAAACTAGATACTCTCGCAACTCTGATAGAAGAACATATTAGGTGATATGCTTACTTGTATACCTTATTTGTGTTTTGTAATAGTTGAAACATTTTATCTTCCAATATGTTCGATAGCACAATTATCGCAAATAATTAAAGTCTCATAGTCTTTGTAAGGTTCTTCTCGACCGTTAATAGGTATATAACATACTTGATGATTTGGTTGTACTTTCCCTACATAATAAATACCTTCATGCAAAACTCTGCCTATGAAAAGGGCATGTCCATCTTCTGTCTCGCCAGCAGGAAGTGCATTCAATGGAACACTTCCTTCCCATGACTTTACCCAGCTTATACTTTTACCACAGAGTACTTGAAATTCTTTCTTGTCATGGGAAGCACCATCCCACACAATTGTACATATGTTATTTCTAATACCTCCAGGGGTAAAAGAATCTCTATGATGTGCTCGACCTATATATAAACCATCTTCTGAAACCATTACAGCATTTTGTGGAAGCCCAAACGACTCGTTATAATCTTCCCAGAAATTACATGTATCCAGCAATTGTTGTCTAATAGCTAAAGATGTGTACTGGGATTCTGAAAACAGtaggcagtaataatcatttactAATTATCGCTAAAGTTTTCTATATAGAATCGCTGAAACATACCTTCTATTAAAAATTCACCTGTAGCACCACATACTGTACTCACTccaatataatttataataaatgggTTTTTGTCTTTGTATGACATAATACATTCATTATTCTGATGCTTAAAACTTAATAAACCATCACACGACCACCTATAAATATTAAATGGAACTTGAATAATTAACTTTATAATAGAATCTAGGAAAAGCTAATACATCAATTTCTTACTGTATCAAAAAGTTACAATTTCCATGAGGATATAATATATCTTTAGTTTCTGCTTCTGCTACAACAGGTTCTTCACCATTCTTTTTTATTGCTGATATTTTGTTTCCCCACCCTCCAATAATAATCTACAGAAACCGTATCTATACATTTGTATCATAAATAACTAAACGGTTCAAAATTATCACTATACAAAAAGATATACCTCATAAACATCAGAATCTGCTCCCAAATGATTTCGTAAAGAAATTCTTGCATCATGAGCAGCCTGTATTTTCAAATTCACGCGAGATTTTGTAACAGGAAAATAACGATACTCAGTACTATTTGGTGTGAGAATTCTATTAAAAGTGAGTAAATCTGAAAAGTAATGTTTACCAAATGTGctgaattattaaatttatatgaTATCAAACAAATAAGCTAACATAAACAAATACTATAATTGCTTTAAGTAAATTTATGCATCctcagaaaaatatttaaactcaatttatcgataattaatttcttttttataaatatggacaatgaatttttatatttctggtgTAAAATGCAAGCACTGACATTTTACACGTCGCAGTACTCACTGAAGGGCATGGTCGTTTGTTCAATCTgttaaacaattttttgttaCTGAAATATCACGAACTGGTCGTGATTAACAACACAGACAAAGCACGGGTGTGGAGGTTCGATTTCTCGATACACTCGGTTATGACACCTGTATGATTTCATCGTAGGAAACCaatttgtttcatttttgtTCACGAATGTGACCGTTTCATGGCACAGGATCGAACCGAACCTTTAACCCAGTGGTTCTTAACCGGTGTTTCGTGAATATGTCGTAGGTGTTTTGCGAAATTTCTCATGATTTTCCTTTCTTTTAAATGTTTTAGTTCATTaaagattataaaaataaccatttttttctatatcataatttattttcataattcacattttacaaaaatcaatatttgtaAATCTTATATGGTAAACATTGGACAACTGCTTAAAATGAATGACAACCTACGGTGATTAaaagaaatatcaatttttttgttatttagAGCGATATACTTTTATGTTTGCTCTTTCTtttgtttctttaattttttaccATTATTTAATAACCTATCTTTTTTAATAGAACCAGTGGCGAATTAAGGTATATCGAGGCGCGGTACACAATATAAAATTGAGGCCCCTATATAATAGGGCTATTATATTAAAAgagttttattttaaaataaaaaagtaattaataggaagaagctgttgtaattaaaaaattatatttgtttataatagaaaataagtaGTCTTTTGCCAATTTCGATTAGACTAATTATTCAAGTCAGATAACTTTCATTAATTAAAACTATTTTTTATGTCAATATTAcgtatttaattaataattttctcCTGAAATTATAGTTTTTTGCTTCCCCTCAAAAACATACCTTTTTGAGTTGTATCACTTTTGTAATACATATGTGATATGTTAAAAGTTACAtgcctttttttattattggtTGCAAAATTTTGTTGAAGTACGTAAATATCAAGTTAGTATTTCGCAAAAAATATATGAATAATAATGTTCCGCGTTTCTGTAAAGATTAAGAACCACTGCTTTAACAGTTCTCCGCAGATTAATATTGCGCATGCGCGGTTATGCGAAACGATTGTTTGATTTGGATTCAATTATAATGGCGGGAAAATGAGGGACGCATCTATTTTCGTCGTCGATTCACACCTGTTTTAATATTACTGCGTTTAATTACAATAATTAATCAATTTGCTATCCCATGATAGGGAAAGGTGGGAAACATTAAGAACGCGAAGTACCACAACTGGTATTACCACATACTTATCCTACTTTCGTATAAGAAATCTTTCTGAGCTCGAAAGTGTAACGCACCTGTACCTCATTACCCTTATGCATCTAAGATACTACAGTCTACTAGGAATTTTACACATTACCTTACATACTTTGTTTCAGTATTTATTAATTTCATTGTATTTCAaaattgtaatacaatatactaTCGAAAGGAGAGTGATTCCTAAGGTAAAAGTAAGTCACaaatatgcaataaaatttGTTCATATAGGGCGCTgtattcgagaaaattgagtttctaAATTCGTTAAGTACACTCTGTTCCGTTCAACcttgattttctcgaaaactgaGTTCcaaataaacaaattttattctacattttgtatttatttatacaCGAGAAATCATCTTATTTTTGGTCATACCACAATTTCGAAAACATCCTGTACAAATAATTCAAAATGCAAGCAAatacagggtgttaaaaaaGGTACAGATTTTCGAGAGTTATATTTTTCACCGAGAGGAGTACTTATAGAATGTTTAATCAATAGGGATTTTGAACTCATTCTTTCAATAGCGGAAAATCGGCATTTGTATTTAGATTGACTCATGCTAGCGAACGATTGTAAAGTCTTAGACCTCATTTTCGAACACGCAGTACATATAAAATGGGCAAATGTAAATCTAATGGGATGCTTTCAAACTCTCTACGAATATTTTGAAAGCTAGAAAGAATTCTTAAGTAAACTGATATCTAGACAATATAAATTCGAATGTACTATTAATAGaacaacaaatttttaaataacgttGTTTCGGACATATTACGTAACAGTAATGAAATTGAATGATCGATAATTTATAACATAATACAGTAATGTATTTCAGTGACCAGTGATCAgatcacgttcacattggttTATATTTCCATGTATGAGATAATGAAATAATGAAAGTGAATGAAGAAGCAAACGCTCCGTTTACGTGATGTGAATTTTTCTCATTCCTTCTCGATAAAATAATGTTTAAAGAGTGAttaattgaaaaaattgtttttatttctttttttaataattgaGGTTCCAAACattatttcttaaaatatttaaataatatgtttttctattttttcgaTACATTTCTTCTTCAAAGCTCTACTATTTcataaaaaattcttttctgTAATCCGAGCAACTGAAGCTACTGGCTTATAGTTTTAGAAAATGGCATGATTTCTGATTTTAAAACTTGCAATGCAAAAATTGCACGTCAGTCACATTATCGACAAACTTTTGGAGATCTCTTACGCTGATACTTACTACTActacaataataaatatttttacatgAAACTTTTTGAAGAAGCAATTCAAGAAATGCACTTTTTGAAAACATCAAAGATTATTCaggaaaaaatttttaatttgccTAGGTTCAAGAAAGAAAAGGCAAAGAATTCTCGCTATGAAGATCACTTTGATTCTTACTTGGAAAGACATTACTGTAAATAGTTTTATAGTGTAGTAAAAGTACATTGTACTCTTCAGTAAGATTCACATTAAAGAATGTCGATTACTGGTCTTGAGATGTAGCAGGACAGGTATTAGGAGAAAACACTTGTCTTgccaacaaataattgcaatgattGAACTCTATAAAATGTTGTAGTAATAAATAACCAGTGCTTTAAAATCCAAGTTTTGGGTTTCTTGTGTTTATTGTTCATTACTGTCTGACTGTTTAagctatttttaaaaataaggtTTTGTCATATAAGATTCTTAGAAATACGCTCCATGTTCGAAAATGAAAACCGCTTGAATTGTAGATTAACAATTCTTGTATTAGTGAAAGGAATTAATTATTCTGAAAACCAATGATAGTAATAGTGATAATTGCAACTAACGTCGGTTAGTATAACAAATATCTCCTTATCATACACTCGAAGCATTCGAAAGTGAACTCGAATGAAAAagtaatataaatgcaaaagctacgCGTAGTACGGATTTTTGGCATCATCACAAAGAACTGAGTAATTTATATGCAACGGCGTGACATCAAAGAAGCATCCGTTTGGAATTAGTTTATCGTCCACTTTCCATTTTCATTTTACTTTCTTCATGTTGTACTAATGCTTCGATCGTTACGCATGTACGACTTTTACCATTTTGCGAGTATTTGATGAGAATACTTCAAAAACGATGTACACACACGTGTAGGTACAATGAAAATAAGAGGATTAAGTTGAAAAAACTTGCTCTATCAAACTTACAAAGTGAAGTAATATTTACTTATACTTTATTTAACTTGTATAAATCACTTGCCAGAGGAAGAAAAAGTACATAACTGAGGTTTTGTATAGCCGATGATGAGATATAACGACCCTAATAAAACAGCAGGGTATTAGTCTTTTACACTTCAAATAATTGACATTGAGATCGTCAATCGGGAAATCCAGGAAGGGAAATGCAGCATTAAGGCTAATTACAGACTTAACATAATTTTATATATCGACTGTCTGCTTAACCAttacaaagaaaaagaaagattgTTCAGTTTGTAACAGGCCTTTAGAATCGACAAAATTGTCGTTCATTAATTGTCAGCCGTGTGTCTTAATAATTAACAATGCTGTATTGATGATAATGAACTATTGAATAATGAATTTTGTAGGATTAAGGACTTATTTGCACCCTTTGCCATCTCTCTGAGGTTTCGAATtaacagaaataaaaaaatacgttAGTTTGTTCTTGGTTCTCGGGCTGATCATCATCGCATCGCCCCTTATTAGAAATATGAGGACCGATACTCTGCTGTTTCATTGGAATCGCTATATCTCACCATCTATCTATAAATACATAGTTTTTTTCGATGAATAGAACTCACAGGCATGTAGGTACACTTTTATACAGGACTATTCATTCTTGTACACTTGATTCAATTTGATAAGATCTAACGTTCTTCTTCATTATGCATCATTGTTAAAAAATGAAATGTATTTCTGTTGACTTATCGTCAAATACAGATAAAAACGTATAAGTGCCACCAGCTCTGATAAATGCGCAAAACTCCAATGGAAAGGGAAAAAGAGTAGGCCTGCTAGACTAAGAGGCGTGCACCGAGTGTCCTAGGTCATTGTCATTAACGCATTGTAATTCACTCGACTACAACATGGTTGTTGTACGTTTTAATGAATACAGCTATATCGAATGTgcgtgcacggaaagtagaaagcatTGCGAAAGATAATGACAAGGGTGCATGATGCGCGCAATGTCATTCCGGTTTTCATGTTTCAGCGTAGTGCACGAACATACGTTCCTCTTGTCTCCGCATGGGAATTTCTGCAGACATTCGGTAAAATGGGGCTAAGCcataatcattcgtcagtttgcTACGTTTTTGAGGAAACCCCGACGAAACTTTCCTTCGAACGAAAGGCGATTTGTATTCAAGTAACTCGCGCATTTTATACGGGATGTAAACCGAGCAAAGCGTGCTTCTTCCTATGTTTACGAATTTCGAGATTTAAGAGAGACTTTTTCAAGCGTTTTCTATGAGGACATCGCGAAACAGAATCACGTTAAATTTTATACGGGATGATCTTAAAGATCGTATCGtcttattatttaataaaatcgCGTAGAAGTGACGAATATTTTAATGTCGTTAGTGTTACGTGGTGTAACGAAGATTATTTAACTCCATAAGAATAAGAATTATTGAATTTCATTTCGTCCAAAATTTGCTTATATCTTCTACTCTATGGTATCTCGTGTTATATTTTTCCTGCAATTGAAAATCAGTTAAGTTAAGGTACATGTAATATATCTCGTTGCGTTCCGTACCAAAGAAGGAAAGTTAACCACCTACCGTGACAAATATCTGTTAGCCCTGGCAATGATAGTGCATAGAAATCGGGTCAAGATTTTTGCGAAAGCCTACATGGTGCACTAGGATTTCTCAATCGAACTAAAAGTGAAGAtgaaaagtttgaaagtgaacgcGAAAGAGATGATTTGTTAGCTATTTATGATTAGAAAACTATTAACCGAAACATTAAATTGACCAATGTATTAAATGATTAATACGTTTATAGAACATTAAATGATTTTTATAGACAGGGAAATCTCAGTGGTTAAGATTGTATTTCTTATAACGTGACATGCACTGTTTGTGTTGAGAGTAAGTCGGAGATTAACGAACCCAATCAGTGGGTAAAATTCTGTGAAAGGGATACTTTTCTGTACGTATTAAAAAGTCTAATTACGCTAGGTAGGTCATGCTCTCCGTAGTTCACTGAATAGTTGTCGGACACACGACTGACCCATTGCTTTCCCCGTAAAAGTGAAGAGTTAAATCAGGTTGACTCTTTCTCCCTGCTCTGTATGGTCGAGTACCAACCAATGTCCTATCAGTATGTGCGCATCAAGATCGCTTTTACCTTTTTGTGAGCGAGGAGGGATTCCTAGGAGTATAAAACGGTAAAGAACAGATTTCCGCGCCAGTATGTGTGTAGTTTCAATTTAGTGGAGGAACAACTGCTCCACGATTTTCATCTAACAGTGTTCATTTTAAACGTTAGTCATGACGAAAATAATTCCACTCGTGAGTATTAACGGAAAATTATATTATCGTTTAATTATTGTTTAAGATAAAATATTGagtgaaattaaaataattatattttctatgatgtaatctatttttatttcatattatcTATTCAGGGTGTTCGATATCCTTTGATAACTATTTCTTGGAGAAGTTTTACATATTTGTTTTTATTGAATAAGCGAATAATAAGCCATTATAAATACTATTTACTGCGGTGTGATTATTAATTTATGGTGAATTTATTCTACTTTTAGAGTGCGGTAGTTCTTGGATGCATTTTGCTAACGCATGCAGAACCACCGGTAAACAGTATGTATTATCATTTTTTATGCAAATTAATTTGTAATATTTCCTTTTTTGTAGCGATTCATGAATAAAATTATTTGATTACAGTTCATCAATTTTAGTAAATACGTTTTAGTATAGTTAATTGCAATATTTCCGCTGGAAATAGCAAAGATTTTGCGCGCGCTTTTCAGAACGTTTATATTATCTTCATAAacattttctaaaaaaaatttatattgcaaatAAAACTTTTTTAGTGCATACATAGCATAATAATTGTATTGCATCTAAAGCAGGATACTCGATGACTGGAGATAACAATGGCTACGAATTCAATAATAATGTCATCAGTGGGTCATACCTGTCAGGCAAAGACAGTCACAGTCAGAATTCTTTTAATGGATTCTCTCCAAGTTCTCACCATAGTACTTTCCAAGCATATTCTGGTGGTGTACGTGACAATTTTGGTACGAGTCCTTATTTTATGAACGATCCTGCGCAATCTTCCTTTGAGAGCTACATGAATAGCAATAATGGAGATACTAGTTTTGAAGGATATACTCAAAGCACAGACCAAGCAGGTTCTGATTTCAGTCAATTCTCCAGCAATAAACATAAGAATTCTATGTTTACAAAATATTCGGATAGCTTACCTGGAGCTTCTAGCGTAGGAAGTTTCTCTGACATAGTTCCTGAAAGTTCTTCATTTAGAGAATTTTCTGGAGACGCTTTCAAAGGTCATTTATCTGGAGGGTACATTGAAGGCGACCAAGCTTATAACAGAGAACCGTCAGTGTTTAGTGGCTCCGCTAATGATTACTCTTTTGGAAAACATAAGGAAAGTATTTTTGGAAGTGGGAGCAGTAAC
The sequence above is a segment of the Calliopsis andreniformis isolate RMS-2024a chromosome 3, iyCalAndr_principal, whole genome shotgun sequence genome. Coding sequences within it:
- the LOC143188956 gene encoding C3 and PZP-like alpha-2-macroglobulin domain-containing protein 8, with protein sequence MPFNLLTFNRILTPNSTEYRYFPVTKSRVNLKIQAAHDARISLRNHLGADSDVYEIIIGGWGNKISAIKKNGEEPVVAEAETKDILYPHGNCNFLIQWSCDGLLSFKHQNNECIMSYKDKNPFIINYIGVSTVCGATGEFLIEESQYTSLAIRQQLLDTCNFWEDYNESFGLPQNAVMVSEDGLYIGRAHHRDSFTPGGIRNNICTIVWDGASHDKKEFQVLCGKSISWVKSWEGSVPLNALPAGETEDGHALFIGRVLHEGIYYVGKVQPNHQVCYIPINGREEPYKDYETLIICDNCAIEHIGR
- the LOC143177276 gene encoding uncharacterized protein LOC143177276; the encoded protein is MTKIIPLSAVVLGCILLTHAEPPVNRYSMTGDNNGYEFNNNVISGSYLSGKDSHSQNSFNGFSPSSHHSTFQAYSGGVRDNFGTSPYFMNDPAQSSFESYMNSNNGDTSFEGYTQSTDQAGSDFSQFSSNKHKNSMFTKYSDSLPGASSVGSFSDIVPESSSFREFSGDAFKGHLSGGYIEGDQAYNREPSVFSGSANDYSFGKHKESIFGSGSSNKYVNDMFSPHSDTRYMRGSHGSMGRDYGSPIYLTNSASSHLSNLRGSSGLYSPGKYSKSNKYSADYTPSTGLNYLSKDQDTDYLIGAYGKGGKIAGLKDSRPSSYSSQAYVGGPSYTNKIPASYKSKLNIMNYSNSPPIGYPSMSSLHSSANSYADGPMLRRYRSSSGYVPGHSSIYSSFF